The window ACGAGCTAGTGAGGGCAGCGGGAAACCTGGAGGCACTCTAGGCACTCTCCTAGAAAAAGAGTTCGTCAGCTTCGAGAGGTTCAAGAGAGAGTTCACTCAGGCAGCTATAAGCGTTGAAGGCTCTGGCTGGGCTGCATTGGCCATATGTACACAAACCGGTAGGCCAGTGATCATGCAGGTGGAGAAACATAACACCAACATATACCCAACATTCAAAATCCTCATGATCATCGACGTATTCGAACATGCGTACTACATCGACTATAAGAACGACAGGGCAAAATTTGTGGAGGCATTCTGGAACATAGCAAACTGGGAAGAGGCAAATAGAAGACTAGAATAGACAGAGATCAGATGACTTTAGACAGCAGCTCACTTAAAGATTAGGCACGAGCAACACAGAGAAGCCAAAGGGTTTAA is drawn from Candidatus Bathyarchaeia archaeon and contains these coding sequences:
- a CDS encoding superoxide dismutase — encoded protein: MEPTKYYILPQLPYGYGDLEPYISEEQLRIHHEKHHQAYVKGANAILERLERARRENTEIDVKSALKELSFNIGGHLLHSLFWKNLKRASEGSGKPGGTLGTLLEKEFVSFERFKREFTQAAISVEGSGWAALAICTQTGRPVIMQVEKHNTNIYPTFKILMIIDVFEHAYYIDYKNDRAKFVEAFWNIANWEEANRRLE